From Leptotrichia sp. OH3620_COT-345:
AAACTATATGACTTAGATCAGAGCTTAAAGATAAACTTGGCAATAAACGGACCTGCACTACTTGATAAAAGTCCTTATTTATTAGAAGCGAAAGATAAGTATAATAAAGAAGAATTATTAAAAGATTATACTAATGGAAAGTATACAGATAAAGGTTTATCAAATAGTCCAAAACTAAATACAAATGTATTGCCATATGAAAGGAAAGAAAATATAGGAGTATCGGATATAAACAGCTATTTAAGAAATTTAAGAATGGGAGTTGAAAGATAATGAAAAAGATAATAATGATGATAATTATAGGAA
This genomic window contains:
- a CDS encoding DNA replication protein, which codes for KLYDLDQSLKINLAINGPALLDKSPYLLEAKDKYNKEELLKDYTNGKYTDKGLSNSPKLNTNVLPYERKENIGVSDINSYLRNLRMGVER